The Prevotella melaninogenica ATCC 25845 genome includes a window with the following:
- a CDS encoding DUF4302 domain-containing protein codes for MKANKLFIYLLLALPALFLQSCQTEEENVFGKPYSERMDEFLQKAQETLVASQYGWALDYYPQRNQVYGGVAYTIKFTKDNAIVRYENNPDDGEVKSLYKMKEDDGPVLSFDTYNTFLHIYATPKNGEYLGKEGDFEFVIDSIGADRIKIHGKRSLNTMYLNKLSGEASEYIEKVTELTNLFVFSDVALNIGGKPYTLVVTDKNNRQLAIYDGDKVVAESAYAFTDKGIRLYEPIMLNGVQLYDLTFDKATAKFTGTGVESTASTVDVNLIAKMIGAINASNGEKTITKTIPYLNKLDISCDASWVHLSKDGDKLIIKVDANPIATNARGAKLKISNGIKEAQVQIMQFDLSALMGTYELTMNSYVSKDGKMGFFDNTRTARLRYVGSGANRKFYLNVHSAYGSDYVFPLTYVASANAFLMQGGQKVMTFQGNNVSYSIGNAFNIDEKSGTGTGTGAYNLISFTIADNGDISASLCGPLFSISNGQVQYTGLTTEKIILWAYTGEPFTSENLAGWWDKWTNPVLTKRASTSSSAKPSILTEESLENTESVLMPQYLPNRVARFDVDWNSFLTTSTASQVKLNK; via the coding sequence ATGAAAGCAAATAAATTATTTATATATCTCCTACTTGCCTTGCCAGCTCTTTTCCTTCAGTCATGCCAGACAGAAGAAGAGAATGTCTTTGGAAAGCCTTACTCTGAGCGTATGGACGAATTCCTTCAGAAGGCACAGGAAACGTTGGTTGCATCGCAATATGGCTGGGCTTTAGACTATTATCCACAGAGAAACCAGGTTTATGGTGGCGTGGCTTATACGATTAAGTTCACCAAAGACAATGCGATTGTACGCTACGAGAACAATCCTGATGATGGCGAGGTAAAGTCATTGTATAAGATGAAAGAAGACGATGGACCGGTTTTGTCGTTTGATACGTACAACACTTTCCTCCACATTTATGCTACTCCAAAGAATGGTGAGTATCTCGGTAAGGAAGGCGACTTCGAGTTTGTTATTGATAGTATTGGTGCTGACCGCATCAAGATTCACGGCAAGCGTTCGTTGAATACTATGTATCTCAATAAACTCTCTGGCGAAGCTTCAGAATATATAGAGAAGGTAACAGAACTTACCAACCTCTTTGTTTTCTCTGATGTAGCTCTTAACATTGGTGGAAAGCCTTACACACTTGTTGTTACAGATAAGAATAATCGTCAGTTAGCTATCTATGATGGTGATAAGGTTGTTGCTGAGTCTGCTTATGCGTTTACAGATAAGGGAATCCGTTTGTATGAGCCTATTATGTTGAATGGCGTACAGTTGTACGACTTAACATTTGATAAGGCTACTGCTAAGTTCACAGGAACTGGTGTAGAGTCTACTGCTTCAACCGTTGATGTTAACCTCATTGCGAAGATGATAGGTGCTATCAACGCTTCTAATGGTGAGAAGACTATTACGAAGACCATTCCATATCTTAACAAGCTCGACATCAGTTGTGATGCATCATGGGTTCACCTCTCTAAGGATGGTGATAAGCTCATTATTAAGGTAGATGCTAATCCTATTGCAACGAATGCGCGTGGTGCAAAACTTAAGATTTCAAATGGTATAAAAGAGGCACAGGTTCAGATTATGCAGTTCGACCTTTCTGCACTCATGGGTACTTATGAGCTCACGATGAACTCATATGTATCAAAGGATGGAAAGATGGGCTTCTTTGATAATACTCGTACAGCACGATTGAGATATGTAGGTTCTGGTGCGAACCGCAAGTTCTATCTCAACGTTCACAGTGCTTATGGTTCAGATTATGTATTCCCATTGACCTACGTGGCTTCTGCTAATGCATTCTTGATGCAGGGTGGACAGAAGGTGATGACCTTCCAGGGAAATAATGTAAGCTATAGCATCGGTAATGCCTTTAACATCGATGAGAAGAGTGGTACAGGTACAGGAACAGGTGCTTACAACCTAATTTCCTTCACCATTGCAGACAATGGCGACATCAGCGCATCACTCTGTGGACCATTGTTCAGCATCTCTAATGGACAGGTACAGTATACTGGTTTGACTACTGAGAAAATCATTCTCTGGGCTTACACTGGCGAACCATTCACCTCTGAGAATCTTGCAGGTTGGTGGGATAAGTGGACTAACCCAGTACTCACCAAGAGGGCTTCTACATCTTCATCTGCCAAGCCTTCTATCTTGACAGAAGAGTCGTTAGAAAATACTGAGTCAGTATTGATGCCACAGTATCTACCAAACCGTGTTGCACGCTTCGATGTAGACTGGAACTCATTCCTCACAACATCTACAGCATCTCAAGTAAAACTAAACAAGTAA
- a CDS encoding putative zinc-binding metallopeptidase gives MKKNILALSLLAAVAAGFTACSDDNLSSESVIKPSKAANTVFDKWLYKNFVVPYNIQIQWRYEDNESDMSYYDVPADSAQSVELAHIVKYTCVEAYTEAAGIDFTRRFFPKLFSFLGEFEYGNNGSIKLGTAEGGKKIRLLGVNHLDKVKNNRSALDEYYLKTIHHEFVHIVNQTKDYPREFGKITPTGYVNDSWLSEKYGTGYEKRGFVTAYSQKEEREDFAEVVSTYIISTDAQWNAILKKATIVDANGAEAKDQPGVTAIEKKLEIAKRYYKETFNVDLDKVRDTVIERENNVVSGSYNLTNLNY, from the coding sequence ATGAAGAAAAACATATTAGCTTTATCGCTGTTAGCGGCAGTGGCAGCAGGCTTCACTGCTTGTTCAGACGATAATTTGTCAAGCGAGAGCGTTATTAAGCCTTCTAAGGCAGCAAATACTGTCTTTGACAAGTGGCTGTACAAGAACTTCGTAGTACCTTATAACATTCAAATACAGTGGCGTTATGAGGACAATGAGTCGGATATGTCTTACTATGATGTACCAGCCGATTCAGCTCAGTCAGTGGAGTTAGCGCATATTGTGAAGTACACTTGTGTTGAGGCTTATACCGAAGCAGCAGGTATTGATTTCACACGTCGCTTCTTCCCAAAGCTTTTCAGCTTCTTGGGTGAGTTCGAGTATGGAAACAATGGTAGTATAAAACTCGGTACTGCTGAGGGTGGAAAGAAGATTCGTCTCTTGGGTGTTAATCATCTTGATAAAGTCAAGAACAATCGTAGCGCTTTGGATGAATATTATCTTAAGACGATTCACCACGAGTTTGTTCACATCGTGAACCAGACTAAGGACTACCCACGTGAGTTTGGTAAGATAACACCAACAGGTTATGTTAATGATTCGTGGCTTTCTGAGAAGTATGGAACAGGCTATGAGAAGCGTGGTTTCGTTACAGCCTACTCACAGAAGGAAGAACGTGAGGACTTTGCTGAGGTAGTAAGTACTTACATTATTTCTACCGATGCACAATGGAACGCTATCCTCAAGAAAGCAACCATTGTGGATGCTAATGGTGCAGAAGCAAAAGATCAGCCAGGTGTAACAGCTATTGAGAAGAAGCTCGAGATTGCTAAACGTTACTATAAAGAGACCTTTAATGTCGACCTTGATAAGGTGCGTGATACTGTCATTGAGCGTGAGAACAACGTTGTTAGTGGCAGTTATAATCTGACAAATCTTAATTATTAA
- a CDS encoding RagB/SusD family nutrient uptake outer membrane protein, which produces MKIKNIIYKGSLMLASVAILASCSDQLDTLPDNRTTLDTPKKIAGLLVTAYPDRTPTLFNEWMSDNTDYMGAQNSQGNRGGDQYFFWQEQTEGGNDSPEQVWMLYYEGVYKANEALAAIEDQGGPKNDILRNSKGEALLIRAYDHFILANEFCRPYNGKTSTKDAGLYYATGIADFSAAAEQSNRGTVADVYAKIAADIEAGIPLLNDTYEVPKYHFNKQAAYAFATRFYLYYEKWEKAKEYADKLLGSNPAASLRDYRALQAMPLSKSEQAVKIAEAYCSASADCNLLVQTSVSNAGMALAPWLTSKRYTLTNYLAETELFQSNNIWGTSSNLIWKPFTVNSGESNFALLMKLPREFEIRNTTTGSGYLRTLNVDFTMDEALLNRAEAEIMLGQNDAACADMTIWMKNFFNTNVTLTPTSVQTYFKTVPYAYADAAKMVPSFKKHINPRFTIGAEGSVQESLLQCLLNFRRIETVHQGMRWMDIRRYNIEIPRRLIGANGRPSKNLDWLEKDDPRQVVQIPQSIREAGVAGNPTKALVAGAKLVDLSQYKLPVLSAVNQYSAPVSAHSF; this is translated from the coding sequence ATGAAAATTAAGAATATCATATATAAGGGCAGCTTGATGCTTGCATCTGTAGCGATACTTGCATCTTGTTCTGACCAATTGGATACGTTGCCAGACAACCGTACGACTTTGGACACACCAAAGAAGATTGCGGGTCTGCTTGTGACAGCCTATCCTGACCGTACACCGACGCTCTTTAACGAGTGGATGTCTGACAATACCGATTACATGGGAGCACAGAATAGCCAGGGTAATCGTGGTGGTGATCAGTACTTCTTCTGGCAAGAGCAGACAGAAGGTGGTAATGACTCTCCTGAGCAGGTGTGGATGCTTTATTATGAGGGTGTCTATAAGGCTAATGAAGCTTTGGCTGCCATTGAGGATCAGGGCGGTCCAAAGAACGATATACTTCGTAATTCAAAGGGTGAGGCTTTGCTCATTCGTGCCTATGACCACTTTATCCTTGCTAACGAATTCTGCCGTCCTTATAATGGCAAGACCAGTACAAAGGATGCTGGACTCTATTATGCAACAGGAATTGCAGACTTCTCTGCAGCTGCAGAACAGAGTAATCGTGGTACTGTAGCTGATGTCTATGCAAAGATTGCTGCTGATATTGAGGCTGGTATCCCATTGCTTAACGATACATATGAGGTGCCAAAGTATCACTTCAATAAGCAGGCTGCTTATGCTTTTGCAACTCGTTTCTACCTCTATTATGAGAAGTGGGAGAAGGCAAAGGAATATGCTGATAAGCTCTTAGGTAGTAACCCTGCTGCTTCTTTGCGTGACTATAGAGCTTTGCAGGCTATGCCACTGAGTAAATCAGAGCAGGCAGTAAAGATTGCTGAGGCTTATTGTAGTGCTTCTGCAGACTGTAACCTCCTTGTTCAGACCAGTGTCAGCAATGCTGGTATGGCTCTTGCACCATGGTTAACCAGTAAGCGTTATACACTTACTAACTACTTGGCAGAGACAGAGTTGTTCCAGAGTAATAACATCTGGGGTACATCGTCAAACCTCATTTGGAAGCCATTTACTGTTAATTCAGGTGAGAGTAACTTCGCTTTGTTGATGAAACTTCCACGTGAGTTTGAGATTCGTAATACCACAACAGGCTCTGGTTATCTCCGCACATTGAACGTTGACTTCACGATGGATGAGGCTTTGCTCAACCGTGCAGAGGCTGAAATCATGCTTGGTCAGAATGATGCTGCTTGTGCAGATATGACTATTTGGATGAAGAACTTCTTCAATACCAATGTGACCCTTACCCCAACAAGTGTACAAACTTACTTCAAGACAGTTCCATATGCATACGCTGATGCTGCTAAGATGGTACCAAGTTTCAAGAAGCACATCAACCCTCGCTTCACTATCGGTGCTGAAGGCTCAGTGCAGGAGTCACTCTTACAGTGCTTGCTGAACTTCCGTCGTATCGAGACAGTACATCAGGGAATGCGTTGGATGGATATCAGACGTTACAATATCGAGATTCCACGTCGTTTGATTGGTGCTAATGGTAGGCCTTCAAAGAACCTTGATTGGTTGGAGAAGGACGACCCTCGTCAGGTGGTACAGATTCCACAGAGTATTCGTGAGGCAGGTGTTGCAGGCAACCCAACCAAGGCTCTTGTAGCAGGTGCGAAGCTCGTTGACCTTTCTCAGTACAAATTGCCAGTACTTTCAGCGGTCAATCAGTATTCTGCTCCAGTAAGTGCACACTCTTTTTAA